TCGGCGTGGTTCTGTCCATCGCCGGTTCCGCCCTGCTGGTGGCGGAGGATGGCGCCCTGATGGTGCTGGCGGTCAATCTGGCCGGAATCGCCGTCCTGTTGGCCCTGGCTCTGGTTCTGGAGCGGCGCCGGACCCGACGTCAGCCGTCGAAGCCTTCCGTCCCGCCGACGGCAATGCCTGAAACACCATGAGACCTGAGAGCAGCTACGGCCGGGCTTCTTGAATCCTGCGCCGGGTGAGCGCATAATTTGAAGATGCAAGTCAACCCGGCCATACCGTCGTCCTACCAGACGCTGAAGCCAACCCCGCAGCTGACGCCCGCGGCGCAGATCGCCATGTCCCCGGCGGTACAGGCGGCCCAGCAGACGGCGCCCGCGGTGCGGACTCAGACGGCCGTGGCCCCGCAGGCAGCCGGCAAATCCGACGAGACCCGGGATGGCCGCACCGCCACCCAGGGCAAACAGTCCATCGACACCACCGCCGGCGCGCTTGGTGCCCGGGTGAATGCCCAAGGCTATCAACAGCGCGGTTCCCTGTTGAATCTTTCGGTCTGACTGGGCATCAGCCTGACAGTCCGCGCACGGCGCCTTCAAAAACCGGTCTCGAAAGCAAAAGGGCCTCTCTCCATCCGGAGAGAGGCCCTTTTCCCATAAATGCTGTCCGGACCGTTACTTCAGCTCGTCCATCGTGTCGATGACGTGACTGACGATGCCGTATTCCTTGGCCTCGTCGGCCAGCATCCAATAGTTGCGGTCCGTGTCCTTGGCGACCTTGTCGAACGGCTGCCCGGTCTCACGCGCGATGATCTTGTTCAGACGCTCGCGCATGCGGATGATTTCCTTCGCCTCGATGGCGATGTCCGTCGCCCGGCCGCCCGTTCCGCCAAGCGGCTGGTGGATCAGGAATCGGGTGTTGGGCAGGCAGAACCGGTCTTCCTTGTTCGCCGCCAGATAGATGTGGCAGCCGGCGCTGGCGACCCAGCCGGTACCCAGCATCTTCACCCGCGGCTTGATGAAGCGGATCATGTCGTGGATGGTGTCGCCCGCCTCGACATGCCCGCCCGGCGAGTTGACCACGACGGTGATGTCGTCGTCGCTCTCATGCGCGAGCGCCAGCAGCTGGGCCGACACGACCTGTGCCAGCTTCATGTCGATCTGACCGAAGATCAGGACCGTGCGCGCCTTGAACAGGCTCTGCTGCACGGCGGCGAATTGCGGCTGGGCGCTTTCCTTCGACTTCTCGTCCGGTTCCTTTTCGGGTTCGTCGTCGAACCGGGTGTATCCGACCTGCGCCATTGATGTTCTTCTCCCTGGTATCGGAAGCGGGGGTATCGGAAGCGGGGTACCGGGACCGGGATGCGATGCCGGAGGAATGCCCCGGCCGCCGTCCCGCTGCCGCATGCGCCTTGCCTGCTTCACCACATAGCCCGTCCGGGCTTCATGTTCAACGTCCGGCGGGCCAAAATCGATGGTGCCGATTGCGCATCGGGGGCCGGACCGCCACACTCCCCCGCCGAACGGCAAAAGCGGCGGGGCAGGGAGTGCGGCGGAATGTCCGAAGGCGGTGTGAAGCAGGGCGTGTCGGTCATCATCGCTGCCCACCGTGCCCATGACACCATCGTCCGGGCGGTGCGAAGCCTGCTGGATCAGGACTGGATGGCGTGGGAGGCGGTGATCGTCAGCGATGACGGCACCGATTATCGCCCGACGCTGCTGGCCGCCGGGATCGATGACCCGCGGCTGGTCTTCACCGGCACCGGCCGGGTGGGAGCCGGGGCGCCCGCCGCGCGCAATGCCGGCTTGGCGGCGGCTCGCCTCGGGCTGGTGGCGCCGCTGGACGCCGACGACCGTTTCCGTCCCGGCCGGCTGTCCGCGCTTGCGCCGCTGGCGCTGGCCGCTGGCGCCGCCTTCGACAATGTCGCCGTGGTACGCGACGAGGATGATTCGCCCCTGTTGAGGCTCTATCAGGAGGAACAGGCCCCGGCCCTGCTGGATGGCGAGGGCTTCGTCGCAACCTCGGTGCCGATGTTCCCGGTGGTGCGGCGTGATCTGGTGCCGGGCTGGGACGAGGATGTGAATTTCTGTGACGATGTGGTCTTCAATGTCCGGGTGCTCGACGGCACCGGCCCGGTGCCGCTGGTGGCGACGCCCTTCTATGAATACCGCCAGCGCGCCGGCTCCATCACCTTCTCCGCCGACAGCGGCGAGCGGGCGGAGCGCTGCTACCGCCATGTGCTGGATCGGCTGGCCGGCGACGGGCTCGGCATCCGCGACGACTTCTTGCGTGACGCCTTCGCCCGGTCCATCGCTGCCAAGCGCGCCCGCAACGCCGCCTATGAAGAGGCTTTCAAGGCGGGCCGCTGCGCCAATTTCCAGGAGTTCCTGGCGTTGGAGGGAGCCTTGGACGGGACGTCGGGGGAGGGGTAAAACCCGTAAAAGGCCAAGCTCCTGCTGGCTTTGCTTTACCATTCTGTGTCAGTTTCGATGCGTCGCACATCGCCGGACCGGACACGGGTATCAGTCCATGAACGCCCCGACCTGCTGCCTCGCCCGCATCCCCGCCAATGGAAAGTTCTGGCTGAAGAACGCGCGCGTTCACGATGGATTATGCGACATCCGGATCGAGAATGGCCGGGTCCGCGCCCTGGTGCCGGCCGGCGAATCGCCGTGCTGCGCGCCTGGACTGGATCTTGACGGTGGCGAGGTGCGGCGGATGGACGGTGATGTCCCGGTGATGGCCGGCGATCCGGCGGATCTGTTGGTGACGCTGTGCGGCGGCCGAACGGTGCCGATGCGCGCGGGAAAGCTGGAGACCGTGACGCCGCAGGAGACCGACGGGCGTCGAAATGTGGCAGTATTGGACGGTTCGGGGCGCTGAACCTTCTCGACTCCGGATGTGAACTGAACGATATAGTTCAGTTTGGCCGCTGCCCCTGTCGGTTGCACTGCGGCAAACCGAAACCCGTCCGGATCCCGGTCCCATGCGCCATACGCTCCGCATTGCTGCACTCCTCGTCCTGGCGGCGCTCGCCGGCGGGGCCTACTGGTATTTCGTGAAGCAGGGCGGGACCGTTGCCGGGCTGACCGCGATGGTGAATGGCCTCCTCTCCGGTGGCGCGCAGGCTCAAGGAGGCGCCTCCGGGGGCGCCAAGCCGCCGGGCGGCGCCCCGCCGATGCCGGTGGAGGCCGCCCAGGTCCGCGTCGGCACGGTCGAGCGGACGGTGACCGCCGTCGGCTCGCTGCTGTCCAACGAATCGGTGGTCGTCCGGCCCGAGATCGCCGGCCGCATCAGCGAGATCGCCTTCAAGGAGGGCCAGCGCGTCGCCAAGGGCACGGTGCTGGTCCGACTGGACGACGCCATCGCCCGCGCCACCCTGGCCCAGGCGCAGGCGAGCATCGCCTTCTCCCGTGCCGAGCTGTCGCGCGCCGACCAGCTGGTCCGCCAGAACACCGGTCCGTTGCGCAACCGCGAACAGGCATCGGCCAAGCTTCTGGCCGACGAGGCGGCGGTGCAGCTGGCCAAGGCGCAGCTCGACAAGCAGGTCATCACCGCCCCCTTCGACGGGGTGCTGGGCCTGCGCAAGGCGTCGGTCGGCGATTTCGTCCAGGCCGGAAAGGACATCGTCAACCTGGAGGACATCGACACGCTGAAGCTGGACTTCCGCGTACCGGAGATGTTCCTGCCGGCGGTGAAGGTCGGCCAGACGGTGAAGGTGGCGGTGGACGCCTTCGGCGGGCGCAGTTTCGACGGAACCGTCTATGCCATCGACCCGCTGGTCGATGTGAACGGCCGTGCTCTGGCGATCCGTGCCCGCGTGCCGAATCCCGACGGCTTGCTGCGCCCCGGCCTGTTCGCCCGCGTGTCGCTGACGCTGACCACGGTGCCGGACGCGGTGCTGATCCCCGAACAGGCCATCGTCGCCTTCGGCAAGGACCAGTTCGTCTTCAAGGTGGTGGACGGCAAGGTGGCGCAGACCCGCGTGACGCTCGGTGAACGCCGCAACGCCGAGGTGGAGATCGCCAAGGGCCTCGCCCCCGGCGACATGGTGGTCACCGCCGGCCAGTTGAAGATCCGCGACGGCGTGCCGGTGACGGTGCTGCCTGCCAAGCCGGCCCCCAGCCCATCGTCGGGGAGCTGACGCCATGGTCCTGTCCGACATTTCCGTCCGCCGTCCCGTCCTGGCGACGGTGATGAGCCTCGCCCTGATGCTGATCGGCATCGTGTCGTACCAGCGCCTGTCGGTCCGCGAATATCCCAAGATCGATGAGCCGGTCGTCACCGTGGAGACGACCTACAAGGGCGCCTCGGCCCAGATCATCGAAAGCCAGGTCACCCAGACGCTGGAGGACAGCCTCGCTGGCATCGAGGGCATCGACGTGATGTCCTCGATCAGCCGGGCGGAGAAGTCGCAGATCACCCTGCGCTTCCGGCTGGACCGCAACGTCGATGTGGCGGCCAGCGACGTGCGCGACCGGGTGGGTCGCGTCCGCGCACAGCTTCCCAGCGAGATCGACGAGCCGGTGATCGCCAAGGTGGAGGCCGACGCCCAGCCGATCATCTATCTCGCCTTCTCCTCCGACCGGCATTCGCCGCTGGAGGTGACCGATTTCGCTGACCGCTACGTCAAGGACCGGTTGCAGAACCTGCCCGGCGTCGCCCAGGTCCGCATCTTCGGCGAGCGGCGCTTCGCCATGCGGCTGTGGCTCGACCCGCAGCGGATGGCCGCCTACCGGGTGACGCCGCAGGATGTCGAGACCGCGCTGCGCCGGCAGAATGTCGAGATTCCGGCCGGTCGCGTCGAAAGCGTGGCGCGCGAGTTCACCGTGGTGTCGGAAACCGACCTGCGCAGCCCGCCGGAGTTCGAGAACATCATCCTGCGCGACGATGCGGGATATCTGGTGCGGCTGCGCGATGTGGGGCGGGCCGAGCTGGGCGCGTTGGACGAGCGGGTCAGCGCCCGCTTCAACGGCCGCGGCGCCGTCGCCATCGGCGTGGTGAAGCAATCCACCGCCAACCCGCTGGACGTGTCGAAGGCGGTCAATGACGCCCTGCCCAAGATCCGCGCGGCCGTCCCCGAGGGCATGGGGGTGGATGTCGGTTATGACAGCTCCGTCTTCATCGCCAAGTCGATCGACGCGGTGTTCCACACCATCTTCGAAGCGATCGTCCTGGTCGTTCTGGTCATCTTCTTCTTCCTGCGCTCGCTGCGGGCGACGCTGGTGCCGCTGGTGACCATTCCTGTGTCGCTGATCGGCGGCTTCGCCCTGATGTACGCCTTCGGCTTCTCGATCAACACGCTGACCCTGCTGTCGATGGTGCTGGCGATCGGCCTGGTCGTCGACGACGCCATCGTCATGCTGGAGAACATCTTCCGCTACGTGGAAGAGGGCATGAGCCCCTTCCAGGCGGCGCTTAAGGGATCGCGGGAGATCGGTTTCGCCGTCATCGCCATGACCATCACCCTGGCGGCGGTCTATGCGCCGATCGGCTTCATGACCGGCCGCACCGGGCGGCTGTTCACCGAATTCGCGCTGACGCTGGCCGGTGCGGTGATCGTGTCCGGTTTCGTGGCACTGACCCTGTCGCCGATGATGTGCTCCAAGCTGCTGAAGCACGAGACCAAGCACGGGCTGCTCTACCGCGCCATCGAACGCTTCCTGGAGGGGATGACCAACGGCTACCGCCGTCTGCTGCGCCTGTCGCTGCGGGCGCGGCCGCTGGTGCTGCTGATCGGTGTCGGCGTCGCCGCCGCCAGCTATTTCCTGTTCACCGGCCTGAAGTCGGAGCTGTCGCCGGTCGAGGATCGCGGCACCATCGTCGGCATCGCCATCGCGCCGGAAGGCTCCACGCTCGACTACACCATGGGCTACGCCCAGCGGATGGAGGCGCTGTTCCGCCAGATTCCGGTGCTGGAGAAGTTCTTCGTCGTCGTCGGCTTCCCGGTGGTGAACCAGGGCATCGCCTTCGTCCGGCTGATCGACTGGGACGAGCGCGAGGTGAAGCAGCAGGCGATCACCGCCCAGCTGTTCCCCAAGATGTTCGGCATCCCCGGCATCCTCGGCTTCGTCACCAACCCGCCGTCGCTGGGTCAGAGCCCGATCGACAAGCCGGTGAACTTCGTCATCCAGACCTCTCTGCCCTTCGAGGAATTGCAGGCGATGGTCAACGCCATGATGGCGGAGGCGCGCAACTTCCCCGGCCTGACCAACCTCGACACCGACCTGAAGCTGAACAAGCCGGAATTGCGGGTCTCGCTGGACCGCGACAAGGCAGCCGATCTGGGGGTGGATGTCGACACTGTCGGCCGCACGCTGGAAACCCTGCTGGGCGGCCGGCAGGTGACGCGCTTCAAGAAGGACGGCAAGCAGTATGACGTGATCGTCCAGGTCGCCAACGTCGACCGCCGCAATCCCGACGACATCGCCGGCATCTATGTCCGCGGCGGCACCAGCGCCACCGGCGGAGCGGGGCAGATGATCTCGCTTGCCAATCTGGTGAAGGTCGAGGAGCGGGTGGCGCCGAAGGAGCTGAACCACTTCAACAAGCTGCGCTCCGCCACCATCACCGCGACGCTGGCGCCGGGAACCTCGCTGGGCGAGGCGCTGGCGGTGATGCAGGCTGCGGCGAACAAGGTGCTGCCGGCCACCGCCCAGACCGACTATGCCGGGCAGAGCCGCGAGTTCCGCGAATCGGCCACCGGGCTCTATTTCGTCTTCATCCTGGCGCTGGCCTTCATCTATCTGGTGCTGGCGGCGCAGTTCGAGAGCTTCATCGATCCCTTCGTCATCATGCTGACGGTGCCGCTGTCGATGACCGGCGCGCTGGCCGCCCTACAAATGAGCGGCGGGACGATGAACGTCTACAGCCAGATCGGCCTCGTCACCCTGGTCGGCCTGATCACCAAGCACGGCATCCTGATCGTGGAGTTCGCCAACCAGCTCCAGCGCGCCGGGACCGACATCCGCAAGGCGGTGGAGGAGGCGGCCGTGCTGCGCCTGCGCCCGATCCTGATGACCACCGGCGCCATGGTGCTGGGTGCGGTGCCGCTCGCCTACGCCAAGGGGGCGGGGGCGGAAAGCCGGCAGGCCATCGGTGCGGTCATCGTCGGAGGCATGACACTGGGCACGTTGCTGACTCTGTTCGTCGTGCCGACGGTTTACAGCTATCTTGCCCGCAAGAAGCCGATGCAGGATGAGGCCGTGGAGGCGGCCGATGGGCAGGCCCATGGCATGCCCCATCCCGCTGAGTAGGAGGGGGACCGGCGCCATGGCAAGCGTGCTGATCATCGATGACGACGATGTCGCCCGTGCGGTTCTGCTGCGCACGCTGACGATGGCCGGCCATGAGGCGGTCGGCGCCCGCGACGGGCTGGAGGGGATGGAGCGGTTCCGCGACCGCCCGGCCGACAGTCCGCTCGACCTCGTCATCACCGACATCTTCATGCCGAACCAGGAAGGGCTGGCGACGATCATGGAACTGCGGCGTGGCGCGCCGTCGCTGAAGATCATTGCGATTTCCGGCGGCGGCGCCCGCGCCTCGCTGGACGTCCTGCCGGTCGCGGAGGCGCTGGGCGCGCACCGCACGCTGCGCAAACCCTTCACCCCGACCGAGGTGATGGAGGTCGTGCGCTCGGTTCTGGAAGGGTGAGGCGCCTGTGTCCCAAATCGCGAAGCGCCGCTTTCCAGGGAAAGCGGCGCTTCGCAGAAAGGGGTTCAGCCGAAGGTTTCTGACCGGGTCTTGTTCGACGCCCGCGTGGGGGTGTCTGCGACGCCTGGGTCAGTATGGCCGCTGGTCAGGCGGCGAGCCGTTCTTCCTGTACTCGGCGGCTCCGGCGCAGGCGCTCGAAAAGCTGCTGGACACTGTCGGGGCTGATCCCGTCGCGTGCCATGACGGCGATCACGATCGGA
The sequence above is a segment of the Azospirillum sp. TSH100 genome. Coding sequences within it:
- a CDS encoding ATP-dependent Clp protease proteolytic subunit, with product MAQVGYTRFDDEPEKEPDEKSKESAQPQFAAVQQSLFKARTVLIFGQIDMKLAQVVSAQLLALAHESDDDITVVVNSPGGHVEAGDTIHDMIRFIKPRVKMLGTGWVASAGCHIYLAANKEDRFCLPNTRFLIHQPLGGTGGRATDIAIEAKEIIRMRERLNKIIARETGQPFDKVAKDTDRNYWMLADEAKEYGIVSHVIDTMDELK
- a CDS encoding glycosyltransferase; the encoded protein is MSEGGVKQGVSVIIAAHRAHDTIVRAVRSLLDQDWMAWEAVIVSDDGTDYRPTLLAAGIDDPRLVFTGTGRVGAGAPAARNAGLAAARLGLVAPLDADDRFRPGRLSALAPLALAAGAAFDNVAVVRDEDDSPLLRLYQEEQAPALLDGEGFVATSVPMFPVVRRDLVPGWDEDVNFCDDVVFNVRVLDGTGPVPLVATPFYEYRQRAGSITFSADSGERAERCYRHVLDRLAGDGLGIRDDFLRDAFARSIAAKRARNAAYEEAFKAGRCANFQEFLALEGALDGTSGEG
- a CDS encoding efflux RND transporter periplasmic adaptor subunit; protein product: MRHTLRIAALLVLAALAGGAYWYFVKQGGTVAGLTAMVNGLLSGGAQAQGGASGGAKPPGGAPPMPVEAAQVRVGTVERTVTAVGSLLSNESVVVRPEIAGRISEIAFKEGQRVAKGTVLVRLDDAIARATLAQAQASIAFSRAELSRADQLVRQNTGPLRNREQASAKLLADEAAVQLAKAQLDKQVITAPFDGVLGLRKASVGDFVQAGKDIVNLEDIDTLKLDFRVPEMFLPAVKVGQTVKVAVDAFGGRSFDGTVYAIDPLVDVNGRALAIRARVPNPDGLLRPGLFARVSLTLTTVPDAVLIPEQAIVAFGKDQFVFKVVDGKVAQTRVTLGERRNAEVEIAKGLAPGDMVVTAGQLKIRDGVPVTVLPAKPAPSPSSGS
- a CDS encoding efflux RND transporter permease subunit, whose product is MVLSDISVRRPVLATVMSLALMLIGIVSYQRLSVREYPKIDEPVVTVETTYKGASAQIIESQVTQTLEDSLAGIEGIDVMSSISRAEKSQITLRFRLDRNVDVAASDVRDRVGRVRAQLPSEIDEPVIAKVEADAQPIIYLAFSSDRHSPLEVTDFADRYVKDRLQNLPGVAQVRIFGERRFAMRLWLDPQRMAAYRVTPQDVETALRRQNVEIPAGRVESVAREFTVVSETDLRSPPEFENIILRDDAGYLVRLRDVGRAELGALDERVSARFNGRGAVAIGVVKQSTANPLDVSKAVNDALPKIRAAVPEGMGVDVGYDSSVFIAKSIDAVFHTIFEAIVLVVLVIFFFLRSLRATLVPLVTIPVSLIGGFALMYAFGFSINTLTLLSMVLAIGLVVDDAIVMLENIFRYVEEGMSPFQAALKGSREIGFAVIAMTITLAAVYAPIGFMTGRTGRLFTEFALTLAGAVIVSGFVALTLSPMMCSKLLKHETKHGLLYRAIERFLEGMTNGYRRLLRLSLRARPLVLLIGVGVAAASYFLFTGLKSELSPVEDRGTIVGIAIAPEGSTLDYTMGYAQRMEALFRQIPVLEKFFVVVGFPVVNQGIAFVRLIDWDEREVKQQAITAQLFPKMFGIPGILGFVTNPPSLGQSPIDKPVNFVIQTSLPFEELQAMVNAMMAEARNFPGLTNLDTDLKLNKPELRVSLDRDKAADLGVDVDTVGRTLETLLGGRQVTRFKKDGKQYDVIVQVANVDRRNPDDIAGIYVRGGTSATGGAGQMISLANLVKVEERVAPKELNHFNKLRSATITATLAPGTSLGEALAVMQAAANKVLPATAQTDYAGQSREFRESATGLYFVFILALAFIYLVLAAQFESFIDPFVIMLTVPLSMTGALAALQMSGGTMNVYSQIGLVTLVGLITKHGILIVEFANQLQRAGTDIRKAVEEAAVLRLRPILMTTGAMVLGAVPLAYAKGAGAESRQAIGAVIVGGMTLGTLLTLFVVPTVYSYLARKKPMQDEAVEAADGQAHGMPHPAE
- a CDS encoding response regulator produces the protein MASVLIIDDDDVARAVLLRTLTMAGHEAVGARDGLEGMERFRDRPADSPLDLVITDIFMPNQEGLATIMELRRGAPSLKIIAISGGGARASLDVLPVAEALGAHRTLRKPFTPTEVMEVVRSVLEG